The Synechocystis sp. PCC 6714 genome includes the window CACCGGCAGAACCGCTAGGACATTCTCCGGCGGGTTGGGAACAATGTAGTGGCTGACAATTTCTCCCCCCATGACGGATTCATTAACCGCGGCTAGACCCATTTTCATCGAGAGATTAACTTCCGACACAGGCCCCCGTATCGCCACCACAAAATTGCCCCGTTCTGCCAGGT containing:
- a CDS encoding carbon dioxide-concentrating mechanism protein CcmK; its protein translation is MPQAVGVIQTLGFPSVLAAADAMLKGGRVTLVYYDLAERGNFVVAIRGPVSEVNLSMKMGLAAVNESVMGGEIVSHYIVPNPPENVLAVLPVEYTEKVARFRT